One window of Elaeis guineensis isolate ETL-2024a chromosome 11, EG11, whole genome shotgun sequence genomic DNA carries:
- the LOC105035974 gene encoding GDSL esterase/lipase LIP-4 isoform X2, protein MGGNGGVGLVVMALLVVFLMTASVESKCVSNPVLFNFGDSNSDTGGSAAGLGNVFPLPDGRVFFHRSTGRLCDGRLIIDFLCFEGLINEKGFQKALYAIDIGQNDLTGAFGGNSTYDQVIAKIPIFISQIKNVVKTLYANGAKNFWIHNTGPLGCLPEKLSLPRKDNSSLDPYGCLVPFNNASKEFNAQLSSVCDELTSELKDATIIYIDIFAIKYDIVANYTKYGFESPEIVCCGYGGPPYNFDPNIRCGNPSSNVCADGSKYISWDGVHYTEAANAIVASKILTTEYSKPSVEFDNFCTS, encoded by the exons ATGGGAGGCAATGGAGGTGTTGGACTTGTCGTAATGGCTTTGTTAGTGGTGTTTCTCATGACTGCATCAGTGGAGTCCAAGTGTGTGAGTAATCCGGTGCTGTTCAACTTCGGCGACTCCAACTCCGACACCGGAGGCTCGGCGGCCGGGCTTGGAAATGTATTCCCGTTGCCTGACGGTCGTGTTTTCTTCCACCGCTCCACCGGACGGCTCTGCGACGGCCGGCTTATCATCGACTTCCTCT GTTTTGAAGGTTTGATAAATGAGAAAGGGTTCCAGAAGGCACTCTATGCCATTGATATTGGGCAGAATGATCTAACCGGCGCTTTTGGTGGAAACTCAACCTATGATCAAGTGATTGCCAAAATACCAATctttatttctcaaataaaaaatgtTGTCAAG ACGTTATATGCTAATGGTGCCAAAAACTTTTGGATACACAACACTGGACCCTTGGGATGCCTGCCTGAAAAGCTCTCTCTCCCACGGAAGGATAATAGCAGTCTCGATCCATATGGATGTCTTGTGCCCTTCAACAATGCTTCCAAGGAATTCAATGCCCAACTGAGCTCCGTCTGCGATGAATTGACTTCAGAGTTGAAAGATGCCACCATCATTTACATTGATATCTTTGCTATTAAGTATGACATCGTTGCTAATTATACCAAATACG GTTTCGAGAGCCCGGAAATTGTATGTTGTGGCTATGGTGGACCTCCATACAACTTCGATCCAAACATCAGGTGTGGTAATCCGAGTTCTAATGTTTGTGCCGATGGCTCCAAGTACATAAGCTGGGATGGAGTTCACTACACGGAGGCTGCCAATGCCATAGTGGCTTCCAAAATACTTACCACTGAGTACTCAAAGCCCAGTGTCGAATTTGACAACTTCTGCACCTCCTGA
- the LOC105035974 gene encoding GDSL esterase/lipase LIP-4 isoform X1, whose protein sequence is MGGNGGVGLVVMALLVVFLMTASVESKCVSNPVLFNFGDSNSDTGGSAAGLGNVFPLPDGRVFFHRSTGRLCDGRLIIDFLCESLNTSYLSPYLESLGSNFSNGADFAIAGAATQPYSTNPFSLNTQVRQFLHFKSRSLELISQGFEGLINEKGFQKALYAIDIGQNDLTGAFGGNSTYDQVIAKIPIFISQIKNVVKTLYANGAKNFWIHNTGPLGCLPEKLSLPRKDNSSLDPYGCLVPFNNASKEFNAQLSSVCDELTSELKDATIIYIDIFAIKYDIVANYTKYGFESPEIVCCGYGGPPYNFDPNIRCGNPSSNVCADGSKYISWDGVHYTEAANAIVASKILTTEYSKPSVEFDNFCTS, encoded by the exons ATGGGAGGCAATGGAGGTGTTGGACTTGTCGTAATGGCTTTGTTAGTGGTGTTTCTCATGACTGCATCAGTGGAGTCCAAGTGTGTGAGTAATCCGGTGCTGTTCAACTTCGGCGACTCCAACTCCGACACCGGAGGCTCGGCGGCCGGGCTTGGAAATGTATTCCCGTTGCCTGACGGTCGTGTTTTCTTCCACCGCTCCACCGGACGGCTCTGCGACGGCCGGCTTATCATCGACTTCCTCT GTGAAAGCCTAAACACAAGTTATTTGAGCCCATATTTGGAGTCGTTGGGATCAAATTTTAGTAACGGAGCAGACTTTGCCATTGCTGGTGCAGCGACGCAACCATATTCGACTAATCCCTTCTCTTTAAACACTCAAGTGCGTCAATTTCTTCACTTCAAATCACGTTCTTTAGAACTCATCTCTCAAG GTTTTGAAGGTTTGATAAATGAGAAAGGGTTCCAGAAGGCACTCTATGCCATTGATATTGGGCAGAATGATCTAACCGGCGCTTTTGGTGGAAACTCAACCTATGATCAAGTGATTGCCAAAATACCAATctttatttctcaaataaaaaatgtTGTCAAG ACGTTATATGCTAATGGTGCCAAAAACTTTTGGATACACAACACTGGACCCTTGGGATGCCTGCCTGAAAAGCTCTCTCTCCCACGGAAGGATAATAGCAGTCTCGATCCATATGGATGTCTTGTGCCCTTCAACAATGCTTCCAAGGAATTCAATGCCCAACTGAGCTCCGTCTGCGATGAATTGACTTCAGAGTTGAAAGATGCCACCATCATTTACATTGATATCTTTGCTATTAAGTATGACATCGTTGCTAATTATACCAAATACG GTTTCGAGAGCCCGGAAATTGTATGTTGTGGCTATGGTGGACCTCCATACAACTTCGATCCAAACATCAGGTGTGGTAATCCGAGTTCTAATGTTTGTGCCGATGGCTCCAAGTACATAAGCTGGGATGGAGTTCACTACACGGAGGCTGCCAATGCCATAGTGGCTTCCAAAATACTTACCACTGAGTACTCAAAGCCCAGTGTCGAATTTGACAACTTCTGCACCTCCTGA